In Helianthus annuus cultivar XRQ/B chromosome 3, HanXRQr2.0-SUNRISE, whole genome shotgun sequence, a single window of DNA contains:
- the LOC110929738 gene encoding ABC transporter C family member 3 yields the protein MNPATDFFLNPVFLHGCVASIQFVFLFFIFVSWASKRFKIDRTLVPKQSHGCLFYKQTLCCSLVLSLFNLVLCFLNTFYWYRNGWTDEKIVTLLHAALGALVWLFVSVYLHTLVSNSSTESRKYPFVLRFWWVFFFLVSCYSLVADYVYYKRTHDSVSMFFVSDSVSSFMGLFLCFVGLSYKTEEESQNHSIEEPLLNSGVSRGELASTYENASFFSRLTFSWMNSVIAKGNKKTLDLEDVPLLANIDSVKEVFPVLLDKVESLSNGGNQITAFGLAKGLLYIVWKEVVITGLLALTYALSSFVGPYLIDSLVQYLNGHRDYENQGFVLVAAFFVSKIIGCLAQRHWWFKLQQAGIRVRSAMVSVIFQKGLTISGQSKQGNSSGEIINFMAVDAERIGYFGWHMHDYWLVLVQVAVGLALLYKNLGLAAVASLIATVCVLLANLPLGNIQEKLQDDLMKSKDKRMKSTSEILKNMRILKLQGWEMKFLSKIIKLRGEEEGALKKYMYTLSLNSFLFWGAPTVVAGITFATCLLVGIPLESGKVLSTLATFKILEEPIYNLPDSISIFFQTKVSLDRIATFLRTKDIDSNAITKVPQGSSSTAVEIINGCFSWDLAPSSNPTLKDINIRVNQGMRVAVCGTVGSGKSSLLSCILGEVSKISGSVKVEGSKAYVAQSPWIQSGMIEDNILFGREMDRERFEKVLEACSLKKDLEVLSFGDQTVIGERGINLSGGQKQRIQIARALYQDADIYLFDDPFSAVDAHTGSHLFKECILRFLESKTVIYITHQVEFLPAADLILVLRDGRITQAGKYDDILNSGGDFMGLVGAHKEALSSIDSIKTSVQQQANSSKNTDDSQNAEANGIPGPKAQLVQEEERKKGKVGFSVYWKYVTTAYGGALVPFIILAQVLFQALEIGSNYWMAWASSRSPSDPAPVTGSTLIIVYAGLAVGCALCILARGLLLATAAYKAATHLFHKMHFAIFRSPMSFFDSTPSGRILNRASTDQSAVDMSVPYQIGSFVFAVIQLLGIIAVMSQAAWQAIIIVIPIAGMCIWLQQYYLPSAREMARIAGVCKGPVVQNFSETISGATTIRSFDQQARFQNINLKLNDDFSRPKFYLAAAREWLAFHLDMLSCFTFAAFLTFLVSIPEGTIDPSIAGVAATYGLTLSSLQGWIVWNLTDLENKIISVERIFQYSSIPSEPPLVIESNRPYDQWPSQGEVDIRHLQVRYAPHMPLVLRGLTCTFSGGKKTGIVGRTGSGKSTLIQTLFRLVEPAAGQILIDGINISTIGLHDLRSRLSIIPQDPTMFEGTIRSNLDPLEEYTDDKIWEALDKCQLGDEVRSKEGKLDSPVSENGENWSVGQRQLVCLGRVLLKKTKVLVLDEATASVDTATDGMIQQTLGKHFIDSTVIMIAHRITSVLDSDMVLVLEQGLVDEYDSPKKLLEDDSSSFAKLVAEYSMRSNSSIKS from the exons ATGAATCCTGCTACTGATTTCTTCTTAAACCCAGTTTTCTTACATGGGTGTGTTGCTTCTATACAGTTTGTGTTCTTGTTCTTCATATTTGTCTCCTGGGCTTCCAAAAGATTCAAGATTGATCGAACTTTGGTTCCGAAACAGAGTCATGGGTGTTTGTTCTACAAACAAACTCTCTGTTGCTCTCTTGTTCTTTCACTCTTCAATCTTGTGTTGTGTTTCTTGAACACTTTTTATTGGTATAGAAACGGCTGGACTGATGAAAAGATTGTGACCCTTTTGCATGCTGCTCTTGGAGCACTTGTTTGGTTGTTTGTTTCGGTTTACTTACACACACTTGTTTCAAATTCGTCGACAGAATCTAGGAAATACCCTTTTGTTTTAAGGTTTTGGTGGGTGTTTTTCTTTTTAGTTTCTTGTTACTCCCTTGTGGCAGACTATGTTTACTACAAAAGAACCCATGATTCAGTTTCTATGTTCTTCGTCTCTGATTCGGTGTCTAGTTTCATGGGTTTGTTTCTTTGTTTTGTGGGGTTGTCCTACAAAACAGAGGAAGAGTCTCAAAATCATAGTATTGAAGAACCCCTTTTGAATTCTGGTGTCTCTAGAGGTGAACTTGCATCAACTTACGAAAATGCAAGTTTCTTTAGCCGGTTGACATTTTCTTGGATGAATTCTGTGATTGCAAAAGGCAACAAAAAGACATTAGATCTTGAAGATGTTCCTCTGCTTGCAAATATTGATAGTGTGAAAGAAGTGTTTCCTGTTTTGTTAGATAAAGTAGAGTCTTTAAGCAATGGCGGTAATCAAATCACTGCATTTGGTCTAGCGAAAGGCTTGTTATACATCGTGTGGAAAGAGGTCGTGATCACAGGATTGCTTGCTTTAACATATGCGTTGTCCAGTTTTGTTGGTCCTTACCTCATAGACTCGTTGGTTCAATATCTGAATGGACACCGAGATTATGAAAACCAAGGTTTTGTTTTGGTGGCTGCATTCTTTGTTTCAAAGATTATTGGCTGTTTGGCGCAACGGCATTGGTGGTTCAAGCTCCAACAGGCCGGAATTAGAGTCAGGTCCGCCATGGTTAGCGTGATTTTCCAAAAGGGCTTGACCATTTCTGGTCAGTCGAAGCAAGGGAACTCAAGTGGCGAAATCATAAACTTCATGGCAGTTGATGCTGAAAGGATAGGTTACTTCGGTTGGCATATGCATGATTATTGGCTAGTACTCGTCCAAGTAGCGGTTGGATTAGCACTTTTATATAAGAATTTAGGGTTAGCCGCGGTTGCTTCATTAATCGCTACAGTTTGTGTGTTGTTGGCCAACCTTCCACTCGGGAACATACAAGAAAAGCTTCAAGATGACTTGATGAAATCTAAAGATAAAAGGATGAAATCAACATCTGAAATCTTGAAAAACATGAGGATTCTTAAACTTCAAGGTTGGGAAATGAAGTTCTTGTCAAAAATCATCAAGCTTCGCGGCGAAGAAGAAGGTGCATTGAAGAAGTATATGTATACATTGTCCTTGAATTCTTTCTTGTTCTGGGGTGCTCCAACTGTTGTAGCCGGGATCACTTTCGCAACATGTTTGTTAGTTGGCATCCCACTTGAATCAGGAAAGGTACTTTCTACACTTGCAACGTTTAAAATACTTGAAGAGCCGATTTACAATCTTCCGGATTCGATTTCGATATTTTTTCAAACTAAAGTCTCGCTTGATCGCATTGCCACCTTCCTCCGTACCAAGGACATAGATTCTAATGCTATAACTAAAGTTCCACAAGGCAGTTCTAGCACAGCTGTTGAGATTATTAATGGGTGTTTTTCATGGGATTTAGCTCCATCTTCTAACCCAACTTTGAAAGATATAAATATTAGAGTGAATCAAGGTATGCGAGTTGCTGTTTGTGGGACTGTTGGATCGGGGAAGTCGAGCTTACTTTCTTGTATCTTGGGGGAGGTTTCGAAGATATCAGGAAGCGTAAAAGTAGAAGGATCAAAGGCGTATGTAGCTCAATCTCCATGGATACAAAGTGGAATGATTGAAGATAATATCTTGTTTGGCAGGGAGATGGATAGAGAGAGGTTTGAGAAGGTTCTAGAAGCATGTTCTTTGAAGAAAGACCTTGAAGTTCTTTCCTTTGGTGATCAAACGGTTATCGGCGAACGAGGGATCAATTTGAGCGGAGGTCAGAAGCAGAGGATACAAATCGCACGGGCACTTTATCAAGATGCTGATATTTATCTTTTTGATGATCCATTTAGCGCAGTTGATGCTCATACAGGAAGTCATCTTTTTAAG GAATGCATCTTGCGGTTTCTGGAGTCGAAGACAGTGATTTACATCACACATCAAGTAGAGTTTTTACCTGCTGCAGATCTCATCCTG GTTTTGAGAGATGGAAGGATTACACAAGCTGGAAAGTACGACGACATTCTAAATTCAGGAGGCGACTTTATGGGTCTTGTAGGCGCACACAAAGAAGCGTTATCATCCATTGATTCCATAAAAACAAGTGTTCAACAACAAGCAAATAGTTCCAAGAACACAGACGATAGTCAAAACGCTGAAGCAAATGGTATCCCGGGCCCAAAAGCACAGCTTGTTCAAGAAGAAGAACGCAAAAAAGGAAAAGTGGGTTTCTCAGTCTACTGGAAATACGTAACAACAGCTTACGGAGGCGCACTAGTACCATTTATAATATTGGCACAAGTTCTCTTCCAAGCGCTAGAGATCGGAAGCAATTACTGGATGGCTTGGGcatcttcaaggtcaccaagtgATCCAGCACCGGTTACAGGCTCAACCCTGATTATTGTTTATGCAGGTTTAGCAGTTGGATGTGCGTTATGCATACTTGCAAGAGGCTTGCTTCTTGCAACCGCTGCGTATAAGGCAGCCACTCATCTCTTCCACAAAATGCACTTCGCCATTTTCCGGTCACCCATGTCTTTCTTTGACTCTACTCCAAGCGGACGAATTCTAAATAGA GCATCTACAGACCAAAGTGCGGTGGACATGAGTGTTCCTTACCAAATTGGATCATTTGTATTCGCTGTCATACAACTTCTTGGCATCATTGCAGTTATGTCACAGGCTGCTTGGCAGGCGATCATTATAGTTATTCCGATTGCAGGAATGTGCATCTGGTTACAGCAGTATTACTTGCCTTCAGCACGAGAAATGGCACGGATAGCTGGAGTTTGTAAAGGTCCAGTGGTACAGAATTTTTCTGAAACAATATCAGGGGCAACGACCATTAGAAGCTTTGATCAACAAGCCAGATTTCAGAATATTAATCTGAAATTAAATGACGATTTTTCAAGGCCAAAGTTTTACCTTGCTGCAGCTAGGGAGTGGTTAGCATTTCATTTGGATATGCTCTCTTGTTTTACGTTTGCTGCGTTTTTAACTTTCTTGGTTTCTATCCCCGAGGGAACTATTGATCCAA GTATCGCGGGAGTGGCTGCTACTTACGGGCTTACTTTGAGCAGTTTACAAGGATGGATAGTATGGAATCTTACTGACCTCGAAAACAAGATTATTTCGGTTGAAAGAATATTTCAGTACTCTTCTATCCCAAGTGAACCTCCTCTTGTTATAGAATCAAATAGGCCTTATGATCAATGGCCATCACAAGGAGAAGTTGATATACGTCATCTGCAG GTTCGGTATGCACCACATATGCCACTTGTGTTGAGGGGCCTTACATGCACTTTCAGTGGGGGAAAGAAAACTGGGATTGTTGGAAGAACGGGAAGTGGGAAGTCGACTTTGATACAAACACTCTTTCGCCTTGTGGAGCCAGCAGCTGGACAGATTCTGATAGATGGGATCAACATATCCACAATCGGACTTCATGATCTTCGTTCAAGATTGAGCATAATTCCTCAAGATCCTACCATGTTTGAAGGAACTATCCGAAGCAACTTGGATCCCCTTGAAGAGTATACAGACGACAAGATTTGGGAG GCCCTCGATAAGTGCCAACTTGGAGACGAAGTGAGGAGTAAGGAAGGAAAGCTTGATTCACCAG TTAGTGAGAATGGAGAGAACTGGAGTGTGGGTCAAAGACAGCTGGTGTGTCTCGGGCGCGTGCTACTCAAGAAAACCAAAGTCTTAGTACTTGATGAAGCTACTGCTTCAGTAGACACTGCAACGGATGGCATGATTCAACAAACACTCGGGAAACACTTCATCGACTCTACTGTGATAATGATTGCACATCGAATCACTTCTGTGCTCGATAGTGACATGGTTTTGGTTCTAGAACAAG GTCTGGTTGATGAATACGACTCTCCAAAGAAATTGCTAGAAGATGATTCATCTTCATTTGCAAAGCTTGTTGCCGAGTATAGTATGAGATCCAATTCCAGTATTAAAAGTTAA